Proteins encoded by one window of Clostridium cagae:
- a CDS encoding TetR/AcrR family transcriptional regulator, protein MNLYDEKIDKVSVKKQLKEKQLFDSAYELFLTQGIEKTSISDIVNKAGIAKGTFYLYFNDKHDLLNKLILKKSNKLLKEAMNETTNEEIEDFSERVLFFINYIIENLKHNKLLLKIINKNISWGLYRKNILKPEEYYNVNKVVDNFIKNLVNSGMSKEEAEMTLFMIIELVGSVCFTTIIFKEPTDIDTIKPILFKKILAMIKV, encoded by the coding sequence ATGAACTTATATGACGAAAAGATTGATAAGGTTAGTGTAAAGAAACAATTAAAGGAAAAACAGTTATTTGATTCAGCATATGAACTGTTTTTAACACAAGGAATTGAGAAGACTTCTATAAGTGATATTGTAAATAAAGCTGGAATAGCAAAAGGTACATTTTATTTATATTTTAATGATAAACATGATCTTTTAAATAAACTTATATTAAAAAAGAGCAACAAATTATTAAAAGAGGCTATGAATGAAACCACTAATGAAGAAATAGAGGATTTTTCAGAAAGAGTTTTATTTTTTATAAATTACATAATAGAAAATTTAAAACACAATAAGTTACTTCTTAAAATTATAAATAAAAATATTTCTTGGGGACTTTATAGGAAAAATATATTAAAACCAGAGGAATATTATAATGTAAATAAGGTAGTAGATAATTTTATAAAAAATCTAGTTAACTCTGGTATGTCAAAAGAAGAAGCTGAAATGACTTTGTTTATGATAATAGAATTAGTTGGGAGTGTATGTTTTACAACTATAATATTTAAAGAACCTACGGATATAGATACTATTAAGCCTATTTTATTTAAAAAGATTTTAGCTATGATAAAGGTTTAA
- a CDS encoding DUF4397 domain-containing protein, whose product MFLFRNSFPDIKSNIRFLHAIPESISVDIYANDKLLYSNLAFAQVSDYITVSPGKYDIKLFKAYTNDNPLLSETIEILPLSYSTININYEDNQIALFKLDDSELEANPLLSYVRFINLSPNSSNMSLSLPDGPLLFDEIPYLETTDYYPVSPGIYNFVVSDKNNFSKFISNIELDKNMFITIYIVGLSNDTPRIGYMLTKDAYRQK is encoded by the coding sequence ATGTTTTTATTTAGAAATTCATTTCCAGATATAAAATCAAACATTAGATTTCTGCATGCTATTCCTGAATCTATAAGTGTAGATATCTATGCTAATGATAAATTACTATATTCCAATCTTGCATTTGCACAAGTTTCAGATTATATAACTGTTTCACCTGGTAAATACGATATTAAATTATTTAAAGCTTATACTAATGATAATCCTCTACTATCTGAAACAATAGAAATATTACCACTTTCTTATTCAACTATAAATATAAACTATGAGGATAATCAAATAGCACTATTTAAACTAGATGATAGTGAACTAGAAGCTAATCCACTATTATCATATGTAAGATTTATTAATCTTTCACCAAACTCATCTAATATGTCTTTGTCATTACCAGATGGACCACTTTTATTTGATGAAATTCCTTACTTAGAGACAACAGATTACTATCCTGTATCTCCTGGAATATATAATTTTGTTGTATCAGATAAAAATAATTTCAGCAAATTTATAAGCAATATTGAATTAGATAAAAATATGTTCATAACAATTTATATCGTTGGCCTCTCTAATGACACTCCTAGAATAGGCTATATGCTAACTAAAGATGCTTACAGACAAAAGTAA
- a CDS encoding aminotransferase class V-fold PLP-dependent enzyme, which yields MRIKNEENIRDLFLGIDEKVYDYKGNGINSINFDNAATTPTFKSNFSYMKKLSKTYASIGRGAGQKAEITTELYYESKKFLMDFFHIKNSDKYVVIYVNNTTEALNKLAKTLLKEDDEIVLISRMEHHSNDLPWRNRGKVDYIEVNKEGRLKLEELEEKLKKNLGKIKYVSLTGASNVTGYINNIHEIAKIVHQYGAKLIVDAAQLVAHKKISISGNSKEEDIDFLVFSSHKIYSPFGIGVIIGLKEDFINSLPDYSGGGTVELVLDNEVTYLKPPEKNEAGTPNFLGVMSLINSLKELRDIGYQFIEEHEKVLLKRMLQGLESIPQVINYGDTFNIYDRLGIAVFNINEFYDREVAEILAKRRGIAVRHGWFCAHPYCRRLMGISEEDASSFLNDETKRMPGMIRVSFAVYNTEKEIDFFLNTVEDIARGKLTL from the coding sequence ATGAGGATAAAAAATGAGGAGAACATTAGGGATTTATTTCTTGGAATAGATGAAAAAGTTTATGATTATAAAGGTAATGGAATAAATTCAATAAATTTTGATAATGCAGCAACTACACCTACTTTTAAATCTAATTTTTCATATATGAAAAAGCTAAGTAAAACTTATGCATCCATAGGTAGAGGTGCAGGGCAAAAAGCAGAAATAACTACCGAATTATATTATGAATCAAAAAAATTTTTAATGGATTTTTTTCATATAAAGAATAGTGATAAATATGTTGTAATTTATGTTAACAATACAACGGAAGCTTTAAATAAACTTGCTAAAACCTTATTAAAAGAAGATGATGAGATTGTTCTTATATCAAGAATGGAACATCATTCAAACGATTTACCTTGGAGAAATAGGGGGAAAGTTGATTATATAGAAGTTAATAAAGAGGGAAGATTAAAACTTGAAGAGTTAGAAGAAAAGCTAAAAAAGAATCTTGGAAAAATAAAATATGTATCCTTAACTGGTGCATCTAATGTAACTGGATATATAAACAATATTCATGAAATAGCAAAAATAGTTCATCAATACGGTGCTAAGTTAATAGTAGATGCAGCTCAACTTGTAGCTCATAAAAAAATTAGTATTAGCGGAAATTCAAAAGAAGAGGATATAGACTTTTTAGTATTTTCTTCTCATAAAATATATTCTCCATTTGGAATAGGTGTAATAATAGGATTAAAAGAAGATTTCATAAATTCTCTTCCAGATTATTCAGGTGGAGGAACAGTGGAGTTGGTTTTAGATAACGAAGTAACTTATCTTAAGCCACCAGAAAAAAATGAAGCAGGAACTCCAAATTTTTTAGGAGTAATGTCTTTAATAAATTCATTAAAGGAATTAAGGGATATAGGGTATCAATTTATTGAAGAACATGAAAAAGTTCTTTTAAAGAGAATGTTGCAAGGTCTTGAAAGCATTCCACAGGTAATTAATTACGGTGATACTTTTAATATTTATGATAGGCTTGGAATAGCTGTTTTTAATATAAATGAATTTTATGACAGAGAAGTAGCTGAAATATTAGCTAAGAGACGTGGAATAGCAGTAAGGCATGGATGGTTTTGTGCACATCCTTATTGTAGAAGGCTTATGGGAATAAGTGAGGAAGATGCAAGTTCTTTTTTAAATGATGAAACAAAAAGAATGCCAGGAATGATTAGAGTAAGTTTTGCAGTATACAATACAGAAAAGGAAATAGATTTCTTTTTAAATACAGTAGAAGATATTGCAAGAGGAAAGTTAACTTTATAA
- a CDS encoding 6-phosphofructokinase produces the protein MSNCIIAQSGGPTSVINSSVVGLIHANKSLKVFNKVYGGLNGIEGILNKNIIDLTLINDDELQTFRYTPSSGLGSCRYKLQNPNNSCDEYEKLVEILKEYDITSFFYIGGNDSMDTIAKLSAYSKKNNIDINFIGIPKTIDNDLMFTDHTPGFGSAAKFITTSVLETYLDSSVYINNGIFILETMGRDTGWLAASACIAKIDDKPVADFIYLPETAFDKYQFINDVRQKFKEQNKVYIVVSEGIKDETGKFISEFQCVSNDNFGHAQLGGVSQYLRNLLLDAGITKRVKALELGILQRCAMHFASDSDLNEAYDVGYVALQSALNNESGKMVAIKRNDSKDYKSSYFLVDADKVANNVRYFPSEWINEDGNFLKEEACEYFLPLVKNIPNLKLENNLPQYKVFNV, from the coding sequence ATGTCTAATTGTATTATTGCACAATCTGGTGGTCCAACTTCTGTTATTAATTCTAGTGTAGTAGGATTAATACATGCTAATAAGTCACTTAAAGTTTTTAATAAAGTCTATGGTGGTTTAAATGGTATTGAAGGAATTTTGAATAAGAATATAATTGATCTTACCCTAATTAATGATGATGAGTTACAAACTTTTAGATACACACCATCTTCTGGGTTAGGATCTTGTAGATATAAATTACAAAATCCCAATAATTCTTGTGATGAATATGAAAAACTAGTAGAAATATTAAAAGAATATGATATAACTTCATTTTTTTATATAGGTGGAAATGATTCTATGGATACAATTGCTAAACTTTCTGCTTATTCTAAAAAAAATAATATTGATATAAACTTTATTGGTATTCCTAAAACAATTGATAATGATTTAATGTTTACTGATCATACCCCTGGTTTTGGTAGTGCTGCAAAATTCATTACAACATCAGTATTAGAAACTTATCTTGACTCTTCTGTATATATTAACAATGGTATCTTTATATTGGAAACAATGGGCCGAGATACAGGTTGGCTAGCAGCCTCAGCTTGCATAGCTAAAATAGATGACAAACCTGTTGCTGATTTTATTTACTTGCCCGAAACGGCTTTTGATAAATATCAATTTATCAATGATGTTAGACAAAAGTTTAAAGAACAAAACAAAGTATATATTGTTGTATCTGAAGGCATTAAAGATGAAACTGGTAAATTTATATCTGAGTTTCAATGTGTTTCTAATGATAATTTTGGACATGCTCAATTAGGTGGTGTTAGCCAGTATCTAAGAAATTTACTTCTCGATGCCGGTATAACTAAAAGAGTAAAAGCTTTAGAACTAGGAATTTTACAGCGTTGTGCCATGCACTTTGCATCTGATTCTGATTTAAATGAAGCTTATGATGTTGGTTATGTAGCTTTACAAAGTGCATTAAATAATGAAAGTGGTAAAATGGTTGCTATAAAACGTAATGATTCTAAAGACTATAAATCATCTTACTTCTTAGTAGATGCTGATAAAGTAGCTAATAATGTTAGGTACTTCCCTTCTGAATGGATTAATGAAGATGGAAACTTCTTAAAAGAAGAGGCTTGTGAATACTTTTTACCATTAGTAAAAAATATTCCTAATTTAAAATTAGAAAACAATTTACCACAATATAAAGTTTTTAACGTCTAA
- a CDS encoding manganese efflux pump MntP encodes MSLSEVILIGIILAMDAFGVTLSIGLNSILTYKNKMKFILSFAFFQFLFTYIGGAAGYLFDVYIVSISSLAGGIILLIIGILMILDGLKSEKNDMLERNSTCVILGISVSIDALVVGFTTLHNLNSALLLALDSLMIGLITLVICLSGLFLCKYIRKINFISKYADFLAGIILILFGLKMVFF; translated from the coding sequence ATGAGTTTAAGTGAAGTTATATTAATAGGAATTATATTAGCAATGGATGCGTTTGGTGTGACACTAAGTATAGGATTAAATTCAATACTTACTTACAAAAATAAAATGAAGTTTATATTATCTTTTGCTTTTTTTCAGTTTTTGTTTACTTATATTGGAGGAGCAGCAGGATATCTGTTTGATGTTTATATTGTAAGCATATCTTCCTTAGCAGGAGGTATAATACTTTTGATTATAGGTATACTCATGATATTGGATGGATTAAAGAGTGAAAAGAATGATATGTTAGAAAGAAATAGTACTTGTGTGATACTTGGAATATCTGTAAGCATAGATGCTTTAGTTGTTGGGTTTACTACTCTTCATAATTTAAATAGTGCATTACTTCTTGCATTGGATTCTTTGATGATAGGACTTATAACTTTGGTAATATGTTTAAGTGGATTATTTTTATGTAAATACATAAGAAAAATTAATTTTATAAGTAAGTATGCTGATTTTTTAGCAGGAATCATATTAATATTATTTGGATTAAAAATGGTATTCTTTTAA
- a CDS encoding Fur family transcriptional regulator: protein MDLKEFLKNKNIKVTKGRVEILEILRISNNSLSAEKIYQICRCDNININLSTIYRTLELFEEKDIIDKIVLEDGVFSYKLKKKTHMHFLKCDICHKEVEIPCPMIQIQELVENKTGFTLTEHNLILKGVCQECKKNK, encoded by the coding sequence ATGGATTTGAAAGAATTTTTAAAAAATAAAAATATAAAAGTAACAAAAGGAAGAGTTGAGATATTAGAGATATTAAGAATTTCTAATAATAGTTTGAGTGCGGAGAAGATATATCAAATTTGTAGATGTGATAATATAAATATTAATTTAAGTACTATTTATAGAACCTTAGAATTATTTGAAGAAAAAGATATAATTGATAAAATCGTTCTTGAAGATGGTGTATTTTCTTATAAATTAAAGAAGAAGACTCATATGCATTTTTTAAAATGTGATATTTGTCATAAAGAAGTGGAGATTCCATGTCCTATGATTCAAATACAAGAACTTGTAGAAAATAAGACTGGTTTCACATTGACAGAACATAACCTTATCCTTAAGGGTGTATGTCAAGAATGCAAAAAAAATAAGTAA
- a CDS encoding metal ABC transporter permease yields MFELSFMQNAFMAGIIVAILCPFIGLFIVLRRNSMIGDTLSHSSFAGVAIGLVIGTTPIITAFLFTSLCAIIIEFLRDYYKKYSELVMSIVLTLSLGIAIILVSSGKAVAKVDSFLFGSILTVTKSDILLIALIGTVCIILLLIIYTKLIYVTFDESGAKTVGINVKLINYIFTLLVGATISLSIQIMGILVVSSIMVVPVATAMQLKKGFNKTLIFSIIFGLIDVILGLVLSYYLNSAPGGTIALTSVIMLVLTLIFTSNNNR; encoded by the coding sequence ATGTTTGAATTAAGTTTTATGCAAAATGCCTTTATGGCTGGAATTATAGTAGCAATACTTTGTCCATTTATTGGTCTATTTATTGTTCTTAGAAGAAATTCTATGATTGGAGATACATTATCACACTCATCCTTTGCTGGAGTAGCTATTGGCCTCGTAATAGGAACAACTCCAATAATTACTGCTTTTTTATTTACATCACTTTGTGCAATAATAATAGAATTTCTAAGAGATTATTATAAAAAATATTCTGAATTAGTCATGTCTATTGTATTGACCTTAAGTTTAGGTATTGCAATTATATTAGTAAGTAGCGGTAAAGCCGTTGCTAAAGTAGATTCTTTTTTATTTGGTAGTATATTAACTGTAACAAAATCAGATATTTTACTAATTGCATTGATTGGTACGGTTTGTATAATACTTTTACTTATAATCTATACTAAATTAATATATGTAACATTTGATGAAAGTGGTGCTAAAACTGTTGGAATAAATGTTAAACTTATAAATTACATATTTACATTATTAGTTGGTGCAACTATATCTCTTTCTATTCAAATAATGGGAATTTTAGTTGTTTCATCAATAATGGTAGTTCCTGTAGCAACTGCTATGCAATTAAAAAAAGGGTTTAATAAAACGCTAATTTTTTCTATAATTTTTGGATTAATAGATGTTATATTAGGTTTAGTTTTATCATATTACCTTAATAGCGCTCCTGGAGGAACAATTGCTTTAACTTCAGTAATAATGCTAGTGTTAACTTTAATATTTACATCTAATAACAATCGTTAA
- a CDS encoding metal ABC transporter ATP-binding protein encodes MIKIKDLSFSYTNKSELLLDNITLDIPAGVYLSILGENGSCKSTFIKLVLGLLKPTSGSITLDFNKISYVPQRLDNFNSQFPITVKELLSMHAKTMGIKKTTEIDNVLNKVNMKNFKNSLIGNLSGGQQQRIFIAKALIGNPDLIILDEPSTGVDEKSQNEIYPLLKSLNENLNKTIISVEHNTDVALKYSTHILKVNSGILTLYTKKEFINYLECEHHKSCAM; translated from the coding sequence TTGATAAAAATAAAAGATTTATCATTTTCATATACAAACAAATCTGAACTTTTATTAGACAATATTACACTTGATATACCTGCTGGTGTTTACTTATCAATACTAGGTGAAAATGGTAGTTGTAAAAGTACATTTATAAAATTGGTACTTGGATTATTAAAACCAACATCAGGCTCAATAACTTTAGATTTCAATAAAATTTCATATGTTCCTCAACGATTAGATAATTTTAACTCTCAATTTCCTATAACAGTAAAAGAACTATTATCAATGCATGCAAAAACCATGGGAATTAAAAAGACTACTGAAATAGATAACGTATTAAATAAAGTTAATATGAAAAATTTCAAAAATTCATTAATTGGAAATTTATCTGGAGGGCAACAACAAAGAATATTTATTGCAAAAGCCCTTATAGGGAATCCTGATTTAATAATATTAGATGAACCATCAACTGGAGTTGATGAAAAAAGTCAGAATGAAATCTATCCTTTATTAAAAAGTTTAAATGAAAATTTAAATAAAACAATTATATCTGTTGAACATAATACAGATGTTGCACTTAAGTATTCTACTCATATTTTAAAAGTTAATAGTGGTATTCTTACTTTATATACTAAAAAAGAATTTATTAATTATCTTGAATGTGAACATCATAAGTCTTGCGCAATGTAA
- a CDS encoding DUF6762 family protein produces the protein MEFSSLVLIEKDSETGFIKKELGSFEVNEGGLFVKKFYVLDGIVHMYFDTNKNVEEWEYSAIYDLFNTERFTEKGYEIEEDLDEYDPTYVIKFKYEDDFDFIKEKIHECTTLIQEEMNNVWENIKDKKEEYI, from the coding sequence ATGGAATTTTCAAGTTTAGTTTTAATAGAGAAAGATAGTGAAACAGGATTTATAAAGAAAGAGTTAGGAAGTTTTGAAGTAAATGAAGGTGGATTATTTGTTAAAAAGTTTTATGTATTAGATGGAATTGTACATATGTATTTTGATACTAATAAAAATGTAGAAGAATGGGAATATTCAGCTATATATGATTTATTTAATACAGAAAGATTCACTGAAAAAGGATATGAAATAGAAGAAGACTTAGATGAATATGATCCAACATATGTTATAAAATTTAAATATGAAGATGATTTTGATTTTATTAAAGAAAAAATACACGAATGTACAACATTAATACAAGAAGAAATGAATAATGTATGGGAAAATATCAAAGATAAGAAGGAAGAATATATTTAA
- the pepF gene encoding oligoendopeptidase F — MEELKKREEIESKFKWKVEKIYKNIDEWEKEFNDLKNEAHSLKDFSGKLNCGESILEYLKLSEEISRKAEKLYIYAHLKSDEDTSNSTYQSLMSKIDIYMAEFASYTAYFVPEILSLEDGFIEKEIERLNELKPYKFLFEDILKEKPHVLSKEMEELLAQASDCLDAPSAIHNILTNADMTFGKIKNEDGKDVELTEGNYSSFIRSKNRELRKRAFEQLFGEYEKLQNTLATSLTCSIKNFNFSSKIRKYNCALEASLKPNNIPLEVYKNAVTVINDNLDSLHRYVKVKKKLLGLDEIHMYDLYVPVIETPKEKIEFNDGVDIVLDALKPLGDEYLSIFKSGIEDGWIDIYENKGKKGGAYSWGGYDTMPYVLLNYNNELGDVSTLAHEMGHSIHSYYSRKEQPYYYAGYTLFCAEVASTTNESILIHYLIDKEKDKNKKLYLINQELEQIRTTVFRQLMFAEFELYTHESLEDGIPLTAEDYNTKWHELNVKYFGPEMIVDKEIDIEWSRIPHFYSDFYVYQYATGYAAASAFSKSILDKKENAVEKYKGFLKSGGSDYPIDILKNAGVDMTTDEPLEATIKRFNELLDMIDF, encoded by the coding sequence ATGGAAGAATTAAAAAAGAGAGAAGAAATTGAATCCAAATTCAAATGGAAAGTAGAAAAAATATATAAAAATATTGATGAGTGGGAAAAAGAATTTAATGATTTGAAAAATGAAGCACATAGCTTAAAAGATTTTTCGGGTAAATTAAATTGTGGAGAAAGCATATTAGAATATTTAAAATTAAGTGAAGAAATATCAAGAAAGGCAGAAAAGTTATATATATATGCTCATTTAAAGTCTGATGAAGATACTTCAAATTCAACATATCAAAGTTTAATGAGCAAAATTGATATATATATGGCTGAGTTTGCAAGTTATACAGCTTATTTTGTTCCAGAAATACTGAGTTTAGAAGATGGTTTTATAGAAAAAGAAATAGAAAGATTAAATGAATTAAAACCATATAAATTTTTATTTGAAGACATATTAAAAGAAAAACCTCATGTATTGTCAAAAGAAATGGAAGAACTTTTAGCTCAAGCCTCTGATTGTTTAGATGCACCATCGGCTATCCATAATATTTTAACTAATGCAGATATGACATTTGGAAAAATAAAAAATGAAGATGGAAAAGATGTAGAATTAACAGAGGGAAATTATTCTTCTTTTATAAGAAGTAAAAATAGGGAGCTTAGAAAAAGAGCATTTGAACAGTTATTTGGTGAATATGAGAAACTTCAAAATACATTAGCTACTTCCTTAACTTGCTCAATTAAAAACTTTAATTTTAGCAGTAAAATAAGAAAATATAATTGTGCTTTAGAAGCTTCACTTAAACCTAATAATATACCTTTAGAGGTATACAAAAATGCTGTGACAGTTATAAATGATAATTTAGATTCTCTTCATAGATATGTAAAGGTAAAAAAGAAACTTTTAGGTTTAGATGAAATTCATATGTATGATTTATATGTTCCAGTTATTGAAACTCCAAAAGAAAAGATAGAGTTTAATGATGGTGTAGATATAGTATTAGATGCACTAAAACCATTAGGTGATGAATATTTAAGTATATTTAAGAGTGGTATAGAAGATGGTTGGATAGATATATATGAAAATAAAGGTAAAAAGGGTGGAGCATATTCATGGGGTGGATATGATACAATGCCTTATGTATTATTAAATTATAATAATGAACTTGGAGATGTATCTACATTAGCTCATGAAATGGGTCACTCAATTCATTCATATTATTCAAGAAAAGAGCAACCATATTATTATGCAGGATATACTTTATTTTGTGCAGAAGTTGCATCTACTACAAATGAATCAATACTTATTCATTATTTAATAGATAAAGAAAAAGATAAAAATAAAAAGCTTTATTTAATAAATCAAGAATTGGAACAAATAAGAACTACTGTATTTAGACAGTTAATGTTTGCAGAATTTGAACTATATACACATGAGAGCTTAGAAGATGGAATTCCTTTAACAGCTGAAGATTACAATACTAAATGGCATGAATTAAATGTAAAATATTTTGGACCTGAAATGATTGTAGATAAAGAAATAGATATTGAATGGTCAAGAATTCCTCATTTTTATTCAGATTTTTATGTATATCAATATGCTACAGGTTATGCAGCAGCTTCAGCATTCTCTAAATCTATTTTAGATAAAAAAGAAAATGCAGTTGAAAAGTATAAGGGATTCTTAAAATCTGGAGGAAGTGATTATCCAATAGATATATTAAAAAATGCAGGTGTTGATATGACAACTGATGAACCATTAGAAGCAACAATTAAAAGATTCAATGAATTATTAGATATGATTGATTTTTAA
- a CDS encoding rhomboid family intramembrane serine protease: MKYLEQKLFNFLIKNDNFYIKEYYSKFYDKLNYIAIKELGYGSYCVLVTSEEHEDINVQEAIEYLKTLGKNFALNIVVFSNGEYLGSKQENINKLVINKKNNNIVLCDTSCEPLKNIIININKSSEFKLNKFSRNKNITLILIAINVVIFLLTAFISGNILSININVLINFGAKYNPLIYQGEIWRLITCAFLHGGITHLLFNMYALYILGPQVEKIFGIKKYLSIYFISAITSSLLGVVLNENSVSVGASGAIFGLLGAILAFSIKERHKVEKEYILNLIGIIILNLIIGFNISNIDNLGHIGGFIGGLIMGRILMIKKV, encoded by the coding sequence ATGAAATATTTAGAACAAAAATTATTTAATTTCTTAATAAAAAATGATAATTTTTATATTAAAGAATACTATAGTAAGTTTTATGATAAATTAAATTATATTGCTATAAAAGAGTTAGGATATGGTAGCTATTGTGTACTAGTTACAAGTGAAGAACATGAAGATATAAACGTACAGGAAGCCATAGAATATTTAAAAACATTAGGAAAAAATTTTGCTTTAAATATAGTGGTATTTTCAAATGGAGAATATTTAGGAAGTAAACAGGAAAATATAAATAAATTAGTTATAAATAAAAAAAATAATAATATAGTTTTATGTGATACCTCATGTGAACCTTTGAAAAATATAATTATTAATATAAATAAAAGCTCTGAATTTAAGTTAAATAAATTTTCAAGAAATAAGAACATCACTTTAATTTTAATTGCAATTAATGTAGTTATATTCTTATTAACAGCCTTTATATCTGGAAACATATTAAGTATAAATATAAATGTATTAATAAATTTTGGAGCAAAGTACAATCCTTTAATATATCAAGGTGAAATTTGGAGACTAATAACTTGTGCATTTTTACATGGGGGAATAACACATTTGTTATTTAATATGTATGCATTATATATATTAGGTCCACAGGTAGAAAAGATTTTTGGAATCAAAAAATATTTAAGTATATATTTTATATCAGCAATAACATCAAGCTTATTAGGAGTAGTATTGAATGAAAATTCAGTATCAGTAGGAGCATCTGGAGCTATCTTTGGCTTACTTGGAGCAATACTAGCGTTTAGCATAAAAGAAAGACACAAAGTAGAAAAAGAATATATATTAAATTTAATAGGAATAATAATTCTAAATTTAATTATAGGATTCAACATTAGTAATATTGATAATTTAGGCCACATAGGAGGTTTCATAGGTGGTTTGATAATGGGACGTATTTTAATGATTAAGAAAGTATAG